The Desulfovibrio sp. G11 region AAGCCCACGATCACAGCGATACAGCAGCGCACAAGGCGCATGCGCAGTTCGCCAAGGTGGTCCATAAGGCCCATGGGCTTGTCCGGACCGCCTTCTTCTTCGTCATCGTCCTCATCGGGCGTGGCTGGGGGCTGACCGCCGGAAACCGCCGGAACGGGGGCAGGCTCTTCCGACGCGTTGGGCGGAAACGGACTGGCCGGGGGCAGGGGCGGCTGCCCGCCCGAACCAGCGGCAACGGCGGGCGCGGCGGCAGCTTTGCCAGAAGTTTCGGCCGCAGCTTCAGCGGATGCCGTGTTACCCGAGGTCTGTGTGCCTGTAGTCGTGTCGGCATTTTCAGCCGAATCCGGCTGTGTATTCTGTGTCGGACTTTTCACGGTGGCAGCTTCGTTGCCGTCAGGGGCGGCCTGCGCATCCCCGGCAGCGACATGGCTTTTTATGCCGTCTTCTGTCGGGGGGGGGGTGGCGCGCGTGCTGTTACCGGGCGTGTCTTTCGCCCTGTTTTCCGTCTGGCCGCCGTTTGGTGCGGCAGAGGCCGCCAGATGGCTGGCGGCCTCAAGATTCACGTTGCCGATGACGGACAGTGCAGCGGCTGCTTCCGGCCCGGCGCCGGATTCTTCGGAACGGGAGGCGTCAGAAACGCTTGTCGCGGCCTGCTCCAGTGGAACTTTTTTTTCTTCAGTCATGCCTTGCCGCCGTTTTCAGAAGCAGGGGTGGACGGAGTAATGCGGGCTTCTGCAGCGCGCGCTTCAGCTTCAGTTCGGGCCAGGGCTTCAGCCAGGGGGCTGCCTTCAGGAGGAACCGGCACGCCGGAAGCTGTGGTGTCAGTTTCCGGAGCGGCTTCAGCAGCAGGGGCGGCCTGGGGGACGCTTTCAGCCTGCGGAGCCTCTGAAGGGGGCTGCACAACTGTGGTATCAAGCACAGCTTCGGATGCAGGGGCATCCTTGGCTGCCGTCATACCCTGCGCGGCACGGGGTTCAGGCTGCTCCGCTGCCTGCTCTGTGCTTTGCTGCGCCGCCTGCGTGCCATCGGCTTCGGCTCTGGCGGCTTTGGCGGCTTCCTTTTTGCGTTTTTTCTGTTCTTCCTCTTCAGCCTCGGCATTGAGGGTGCGCTGGAAGTCGGTGGAAACCCGGCGGAATTCGCCCATGGCCTTGCCCAGCGTGCGCGACACATTGGCAAGGCTCTTGGGACCCAACACAATCAGGGCCACCACAAGGATGACCAGAAGTTCCGTGCTGCCTATACCGAACATGCGGTTCTCCTATTCCCATTCAATGGTGCTGGGCGGTTTGGAGGACACATCGTAAACCACACGGTTGACGCCCTTGACTTCATTGATGATGCGGCCCGACATGCGCTCGATGAGATCAGCGGGCAGGCGCGCCCAGTCTGCTGTCATGGCGTCAACGCTGTCGACCACGCGCAGGGCCACCACATGTTCATAGGTGCGCCCGTCGCCCATAACGCCCACGGTCTTGAGGGGCAGCAGCACGGCAAAGCCCTGCCAGACCTTACGATACCAGCCGGATTCGCGCAGTTCCTGCTGCACGATCCTGTCGGCCTGGCGCAGGATGTTGAGGCGTTCTTCGCTCACTTCGCCAAGCACACGGATGGCAAGGCCGGGACCAGGGAAGGGATGCCGCCACACGATGGAGTCGGGCATGCCGAGTTCGGCCGCCACTTTGCGCACTTCGTCCTTGAAGAGTTCACGCAGGGGTTCAATAAGCTTGAGCTTCATTGTGTCGGGCAGGCCGCCCACATTGTGGTGACTCTTGATGACGGCGCTGGGTCCCTTGTGGGAAATGGATTCAATGACGTCGGGATACAGGGTTCCCTGCGCCAGAAAGTCCACCTGATCCAGCTTGTTGGCTTCTTCATCAAAAATTTCAATAAAGGTGTGGCCGATGATTTTGCGTTTCTTTTCGGGGTCTTCCACGCCTTTGAGCTTGGAAAGAAAGCGCTCCTGCGCCTGCACGAAGTTGAGGTTGAGGTCAAAATGCTCGCGCAGGTAGCTGACCACCTCATCACCTTCGCCAAGACGCAGCAGGCCGTTGTCCACAAAGATGCAGTGCAGGCGCTTGCCTATGGCCCTGTGCAGCAGCACGGCCACCACTGTGGAGTCGATACCGCCCGAAAGGGCGCAGACCACGTGCCTGTCGCCCACCTGCTCGGCCATTTCCTTGACTACGCGCTCCACAAAGGAGGACATGGTCCAGTCGGGCTTGATGCCCGTGACCTTGAACAGGAAGTTGTGCAGCATGCGCTCGCCGTCCACGCTGTGGTGCACTTCGGGATGGAACTGCACGGCGTAGATTTTGCGGGTCTCATCGGCCATGGCGGCCACTTCAAGGGTGCTGGTGCTGCCAGTAACCGTAAAGCCGGGCGGCGGGGCCATCACCTTGTCGCCATGGCTCATCCATACGCGGGTGGGTGCGGTGATACCTTCCCACAGGGCGCAGGGTGCGGTGAAATTGAGGTCGGCCGGGCCGTATTCGCGCGTGAGAGACTGGGCCAGCTGCCCGCCCATCTCGCGGGCCAGAAGCTGCATGCCATAGCAGATGCCGAGCACGGGCACACCCAGTTCAAGAAAACCGGGGTCCAGCGCCGGTGCGTCGGCTTCGCCCACGCTGGCGGGGCCGCCGGAAAGGATGATGGCCTGGGGCTTCATGGCGGCCACCTGCTGGGCGGTGGTCACGCAGGAATGAATTTCGGAGTATACCCCGGCCTCACGCACACGGCGTGCGATAAGCTGGGTAACCTGTGAGCCGTAGTCTATTATAATGACCTTGCTGGGCATAGTGTCCTCACGATCTGTATGAGCTTCGCGCGCCGGGACGCGCCGGTTGCCTGTCTGCACGGCGTACGCCTTGCGGCGCAGCGGCCCTAGTTCTCAATGCGATAGTTGGGGGCTTCCTTGGTGATTACCACATCGTGCACATGGCTTTCGCGCAGGCCCGCCGGGGAAATTTCGCAGAAGGTAGTATTTTCAAACAGTTGCGTGAGGTTGTGCGCGCCCACATAGCCCATGCCCGAGCGCAGGCCGCCCATGAGCTGGTACACGGCTTCCATAACCGGGCCACGGTACGGCACACGGCCCACAATGCCTTCAGGCACGAGTTTTTTGCTCCTTTCCTGGAAGTAGCGGTCAGAGCTGCCTTCCTTCATGGCATCAATGGAACCCATGCCCCGGTAGATTTTGTACGTGCGGCCCTGGTACAGGATGGTTTCGCCCGGGCTTTCTTCCGTGCCGGCAAAAAGCGAACCGACCATGACAGAATGCGCGCCCACCACAAGGGCCTTCACGATATCGCCGGAAAACTTGATGCCGCCGTCGGCAATGCAGCAGCGGTCCATTTCGCGGGCGGCGCGGCCGCCGTCCATAATGGCCGTGACCTGGGGCACACCCACGCCCGCCACAATGCGGGTGGTGCAGATGGAGCCGGGGCCGATGCCCACCTTGACGGTGTCGGCTCCGGCTTCAAGAATGGCCTTGGCCCCGTCGTAGGTGGCCACGTTGCCGGCCACAAGCTGGCAGTTGGGAAACGACGCCTTGACCATACGGATGGCCTTGATGACGTTGACAGAATGCCCATGGGCGGAGTCAAGCACCAGCACGTCGGCTCCGGCCTCAAGCAGCTGCTCGGCGCGGGCTTCGCAATCCTTGCCGATGCCGATGGCCGCGCCTACGCGCAGGCGTCCGGCGGAGTCTTTGCAGGCATTGGGATATTTTTGCACCTTGTCGATGTCTTTCATGGTGATAAGGCCGCGCAGGTGCCCTTCTTCATCCACCACGAGCAGTTTTTCAATGCGGTGCTCGTGCAGATGCTGCTTGGCTTCGGCAAGGGATGTGCCCATGGGAACGGTAACAAGGTTTTCGCTGGTCATGACGTCGGCCACGTGCACGGCCTGGCCGTCTTCGACAAAGCGCACGTCACGATTGGTAAGAATGCCCACCAGGCGGTCATCGGCCACCACGGGCAGGCCGGAAACGCGAAAGTCCGACATGAGGTCAAGGGCTTCCTGTACCGTGTTGTTGGGCGAAATGGTCACCGGGTCGAGAATCATGCCGCTTTCGCTTTTTTTGACTCTCTCTACTTCCAGGCGCTGCCGGGACACGGGCATGTTTTTATGGATGATGCCGATGCCCCCCATGCGGGCCATTGAAATGGCCATGGCCGATTCCGTTACGGTATCCATAGCGGCGGAAAGCAGGGGGATGCGCAGGGGAATGGAAGGGGTAAGCCAGGTGGCTATATCCACGGCGTCAGGGGTAATGTCCGAATAGCCGGGAATGAGCAAAATGTCGTCAAAGGTCAGCGCTTTGCCGCGATTGGTGAACATGGCATCCTCGTAATATGCTGGAATAATTGTTCAAATTGTAGTCTAACAGGGTATCCCCTTGCGGGCCGTATGTCAATGTAGGCTGTGGCTCTGCGGCCGGGCCAGTCGGGGCACGGGCCGGGCCGGCCGCTCCTGTGCGGAGCGGGTGCTTGCGCGTACAGTTTTTGAGCGCCCTTGGCAAGTCCCGGAGGGCGCTTTTTTGTTCAAGACTTGACGTGAGGCGGCAAACATCCTATGAATCACCACTTCGCCCCTGTGGGGCGTATGCGCCGTGCGGCGGCCGCGTGCAGGCATGTCTGCGCGGGGCAGGCGACAGCACTGCTTTTTTGCCGCTTGGCGGCCCCTGTGGAGACTGCATGTTCGAAAGCCTTTCAGACAGACTTTCCGGCGTATTCCGTTCTTTCGGCGGACGCGGCCAGCTTACCGAAGAAAACGTGCAGGCCGGCCTGCGCGAAGTGCGGCTGGCCCTGCTGGAAGCGGACGTTAACTTCAAGGTCGTTAAAGACTTTGTTGAAAACGTGCGCGAGAAGTGTCTCGGCCAGGAAGT contains the following coding sequences:
- the guaB gene encoding IMP dehydrogenase, with translation MFTNRGKALTFDDILLIPGYSDITPDAVDIATWLTPSIPLRIPLLSAAMDTVTESAMAISMARMGGIGIIHKNMPVSRQRLEVERVKKSESGMILDPVTISPNNTVQEALDLMSDFRVSGLPVVADDRLVGILTNRDVRFVEDGQAVHVADVMTSENLVTVPMGTSLAEAKQHLHEHRIEKLLVVDEEGHLRGLITMKDIDKVQKYPNACKDSAGRLRVGAAIGIGKDCEARAEQLLEAGADVLVLDSAHGHSVNVIKAIRMVKASFPNCQLVAGNVATYDGAKAILEAGADTVKVGIGPGSICTTRIVAGVGVPQVTAIMDGGRAAREMDRCCIADGGIKFSGDIVKALVVGAHSVMVGSLFAGTEESPGETILYQGRTYKIYRGMGSIDAMKEGSSDRYFQERSKKLVPEGIVGRVPYRGPVMEAVYQLMGGLRSGMGYVGAHNLTQLFENTTFCEISPAGLRESHVHDVVITKEAPNYRIEN
- the guaA gene encoding glutamine-hydrolyzing GMP synthase, which gives rise to MPSKVIIIDYGSQVTQLIARRVREAGVYSEIHSCVTTAQQVAAMKPQAIILSGGPASVGEADAPALDPGFLELGVPVLGICYGMQLLAREMGGQLAQSLTREYGPADLNFTAPCALWEGITAPTRVWMSHGDKVMAPPPGFTVTGSTSTLEVAAMADETRKIYAVQFHPEVHHSVDGERMLHNFLFKVTGIKPDWTMSSFVERVVKEMAEQVGDRHVVCALSGGIDSTVVAVLLHRAIGKRLHCIFVDNGLLRLGEGDEVVSYLREHFDLNLNFVQAQERFLSKLKGVEDPEKKRKIIGHTFIEIFDEEANKLDQVDFLAQGTLYPDVIESISHKGPSAVIKSHHNVGGLPDTMKLKLIEPLRELFKDEVRKVAAELGMPDSIVWRHPFPGPGLAIRVLGEVSEERLNILRQADRIVQQELRESGWYRKVWQGFAVLLPLKTVGVMGDGRTYEHVVALRVVDSVDAMTADWARLPADLIERMSGRIINEVKGVNRVVYDVSSKPPSTIEWE
- the tatB gene encoding Sec-independent protein translocase protein TatB, with the protein product MFGIGSTELLVILVVALIVLGPKSLANVSRTLGKAMGEFRRVSTDFQRTLNAEAEEEEQKKRKKEAAKAARAEADGTQAAQQSTEQAAEQPEPRAAQGMTAAKDAPASEAVLDTTVVQPPSEAPQAESVPQAAPAAEAAPETDTTASGVPVPPEGSPLAEALARTEAEARAAEARITPSTPASENGGKA